CACAGCCGGCTGCAGCACTGGCTATGGAGTATAAAGCACTAACGCGAATATGGCCACACCCCGTAACTGCAAGACACCCATCCTGCACAAGCCTAGTAGCAAACGCTACACTAACCCCCAGAACAAGGTTTCTGAACTGTAAATAAAGGATCTTAAGTGgtttaaataaaacacacaaaaaaatcacatgtgTTGTAAAGACTACTTTTCTGGAGCTAGACTGCCCCAACCCTGGGTTTCTATTCCTAGGGCAGTGTAAGCTGGAATAGTGAGCTACAGGGCCATCAGTTGGGAGGGATCCTCTGCTACGTAACTTGAAGCAAACGGCACTGTTCtcaacaacacagaaaaacaGCAATCCTGGGAgctggatcagtggttaagagcgctgtctgttcttccagaggacccgggtttaattcccaacacccacatggaagctcccaactgtaactccagttccaggtggtctgatgCTCTCACACCAATGGACATaaaatacaattatttaaaaaacaaaacaaacaaacaaacaaaaaaaaaacctggctgtcctgaacctgcatgcctctgcttctcaagtgctggaattaaagctcTTTATCACCACTTCCTGAATGAAGTTACTGTCACACACCTCTGCAGGATACAGTATGTCCTATTAAGAATAAGTACTTTCCTCAAAACAGTTCCTACCAAGAGGACAGTAGGAGAGCAATAGAGCCCAACTAATTCTCAGTATCACAAGTTTAAACTATAGCCAAAGATATGCCCAATGAACCTAGATAAGCCCCTAAGGGACTCTTGGATATCTGGCCACTTACTTGACCCAAAAGGACCACTCTTCTGGTTACTTGAGACACAACGTCCTACTAGTTAAACAAGACAAACActatatatccaaaatgtgtttATTGGGATGGCTCCCACTCATCCTCAATCGGGCGCATTCAGTGCTGCTTCCTCCTGAAGGAGCATCCTGGAAGAAAAAGGTCCAAATGTTATCACCCTGCCACTGGCCCTGCTTTATCTGCACAATACTCAATCTGTTCTCAATTCTATTAGCTACTTCCTAATTATACAAGTACCTTTCACCACTTCCTAGATATCTGGCGCTAACCAGAAACCCATTTAACAAAGGCAGCCCACCCCAGCTCTAATAGTGCTTTGAGAGCACTACAACTATTAGTCATACCTCTTTAACAGGAATGCAGCTTTTACTAGCCTGAGGCTTGCTTCTACATTATCTCTTTACCAAAGGATCCAAAGGCAAAAGCTCCAAAATTAAGAACACTTACCTTCTGTCAGCCTTGCTTTTCCGCCAGTAGGCTGACAGAGAACAGTGGAGCAGCCAACACACAATACTACCGTTTGTGCATGGCTAAAGACCGTGGTGATTTTATAGcatcctgaaagaaaaattaatcaacaaaaaattaacttatttccattttctacaaGTTACCATCCCTTTAATGTTCCCTAACCAAAACAGTACCATTTCGGTACCACTAACTCAAGCATTTATTTCAAGATGTGTTATGTTCACACATCTCATTtaaattctaattaaaaaaaaaaaaaatcaagttacaACTCAGCACTAATTTTTCCCGACTGCTTAAATCAGTGTTTTCCCCGCTCCAGCAAGCCACTCCCTCACCTGGGCATTTCACATCCATAAAGTAGGAATTGGGGCTCTGCACCAGGcgctttttcttgtgtttcctcttctcctcttctggaGAGGGATGAAGGAGATCCTTTGCGAGCTAAAAGGTGCAGAAATGGAGATTTAGATGCTAACGGTAAAGAGAGATGATGGAAACCAGTCCCCACTGCAACACACTGACAACTCGCCCCTCGCCGCCCCTGTCTGCGTAGCTGGGCCGCCATCTTATCTGCTCTCCGTTCCCGGCCGAGCGGGTGGCCGGTAGGCCGCCGCGCTTCCGAGTGACTGTCCTAAGACACGCGAGGCGTAAATGCGGACCCTCTACGGTCCGTGACTAGCGCGAGTGCAAAGTGCGGACAAGAGCGAGGGCTCTCCCGAAACCTGGACCAAGCAACTCACAGGCATGTTCTCGTAGGGAGGTCGTCACCGCCGGAAAGGAGCGAAAGCGGAAATCCTGTTCCTTATATCGGGTATGGAACAGGAAGTGACGCGCGCGTGTTGTTCCGCCATCTTGGGAAGGTCCTGCCGTCTCTTCGAATGCCGTGGAAGGAGCTGCGGACTGCCATTTTCAGAAGGTCTGGAAGGGGATGCGTAGCTGTGGTGAGAGAGCAGTGTCTCTGTTGAGTTCATGGTTTAGTTgctgtcaagaaaaaaaatggatacttTAAATTGCCGACCACGCTTCGACAGCTAATGGGAACAGTGGAGGTGAACACCGGCGAGGAGCTTTATCTAGGACGTGTTCATTTTTCAGTTGGTTTAATTTACCCTGTTAAACAGTTCTCGACGTTTATAAATGAAGTATTTGCGCGGAGCCTGGGGTGTGCTACGTTGGTAGAGTGCATGCATAGACGCACGAAGCGCTGGATTTAAACCCCAGCTTCATGAGTCCACCAGGGCAGCGGAGTGGTGGTACCAGCCAGAGGCTCAAGGCTGTAATCCCCAGCACTTTGAAGTCTGATAAGcgggaggattagaagttcaaaaaCATCCTGGGCCCCATTGCAAATTTGaggtcagtgagaccctgtcacaaaacaaaacaaaaagtcctgTTCATATTTGCTCCACCGCAACTGACCGTACTGTTTATCATTGTTTTAATGTTGCTGCTGTTTTCCAGTGCTATGAATAGAGCTCCATTTTGTATTCTTTCTGTACTTTCCCTTTGAAGaataaaatcaaatatccatacaGTGCTTGACATATGCATTATTTTTTAGCGTGCTAATTAATTAAGTTCGGACACGGTTGGTCATGCCTTTATCACTGCACTCTGGCAAACAGAGGCTGGAGGGGACTGTGAGTTCTAGCCAGCCTGATCTAAGATCAGGAGAGTCAGAGCTAAGAAGAGAGATCACTTATCtaaaaaccaaattaaaacaaGATTAAAAGTATGCTAATTAACTATGAAGCTGCCGTTAACTGTTACCACGTTGTTCAGATTCCTGTGTTGCTGCTCAGGGAAGTTAAATTGCCCAAGCTAGACATGGTGGCACCTTTATTTtcagaactggggaggcagaggcaggggcaggtagatctgtgaattccagtgtctcaaaacaaacaaataaattgtcCAAACGTAAGTGAATGCGTACCTATCTTCATGTGTGTATGAAGGTTGAGCAGGATCATTTTGGCATGTTTGCAATATACATAGTGAAGCTATCTTGGGAAGTAAGTTCtaggtttaaaaatgaaatttgttcCTCTCCATAGACTGAAAATAATTTCTTACAATACTTGTAGTATATCTGCAATTTATGACCTGTCCTGCAAGCAAAAGcaagaatgggggtggggggggtcaagactagttttctctgtgtatccctgcctgtcctggaatctgctctgtagaccaggctggctgtttTAAAGACAGTGCCTTGGCCCGGgacagtggtggtacacacatttaatcccagcattcacgaGGTAgcagcaggcagatgtctgtgagtttgaagctagcttggtctacagagagagtgcCAGGTCAGCCAGATCTAAAAAAAAAGGTAGTGTCTCAtgtaccaggctgaccttgaactcttggtctTTCTGCCTCCAACTTGACAATGttgaggttacaggtgtgctccGACACCTATTGTGTGTGCTGGGAAGGGTGCAGTGTTAGGGATCTAAGCCAGGACTTTGTCCTTTGTAGGCCACACTCTACACCAGTGGTTCACCTCTTGccttaatacacttcctcatgttgtgtgcccaccaaccataacattattttcattgctacttcataactaattttgctacttgttgtgaattgtaatgaaAGTATCTGTGTTCTCCAGtggtcttagatgacccctgtgaaaggtcaCAGGTTGGAACTCTGCTCTACTTGGAGCTTCACCCtgtcttttgttttcattcacaCTATCTTTCTTCAGCCAAGAATTCTTCTCTGCTAGTTGTTTGCACATTGGCCCTTTGTCTTTCAGATTTCAGCCTAAATGTCATTCCCTCCGAAATTACTCTGTTCCAGGAATAACATGCTAAAAACAGTTCTCACTGACTCCCAAGGCTAGATTTTTATCAATTCCATATTCATTGATACTACTTTGGTATCCGACATGGTGAAAGTATGACATCACTGAGATTAACAAAAACTGCAAGCACATAGCTTTCCTTTGTGAACCTTTGTCAGCACACTCCTCATGGGAATTCAGGAACTTGCTTTATCCTTTTCCTTCAGGATAACAAAGCCTACAGGTCCCATTTGATCATCTTCTGCCTCGATATGGCAAGAAGACATGGCAAAGATTCTTATTTTTATCACTTTTAAGAAATTGTCTGTATGTACCCATGTGGGACACATGAGTACTGATGTTGGAAGAGGCCAGAAGCCTCTCTTCTCATTCCATACAGCTGAGTTACAGGTGGTGGTAAGTTCCCAGCGTGGACACTGGGGACTTTCACgtcctctgcagaagcagtatcagccctgctgagccatctctctagccccagctcATTGTCCTGGAGGAGGACGCTTTGGTTGTCATCATTCCCTCCTCACTCTCTGAGAATCAGTGATGCAAATAGTAGAAATCTTGGGAGGCCAGGAACGTAGCATTGGTGGTGGAGGGCTTTCCTATCATTCATGAAGTCAGGGGTTAAGAGTCCCAGTActgaacaaaaataagaaaataaaaaatgaataaaactaagTCCAGAAAGAGTCTGGCATAACAGAGGGGTAAAAGTCATCCTTGCTGAAGCTCTGGAAGCTAAGAAGATGTGATAAGTAAGATGAAGTTGCAGTGAGTTGTACTGGCTAAAATACcagagaagaaagcaaagagaaCACATTGCTTGGAATTAAACAGCCAGACGCAAGAAAAAATAGGATGAGAACAAGAGAATTCATGAGCTTTTATCAGAACCATCATGAAACTGAAGTGATTTACCAATTTACAAATTAATTTTgaacttttattacattttaattaatctATCTGTACACACACGTGCACTCTTGCTACAGTGCCTGTGTGGCGATATGGGGATAACTTTCAGGAGTGAGCTCACTCCTTCCAACATGCGGGCCCTGAGTCATTGGGCCCGGTGGCAAAGGCCCTCGTCCACTCTCTGAGCCGTGTCACCAGCTTCTCCCTGCActcctgttttggtttttgtttgcttggtttgttttgagttttgagttttgttttgttttgtctgagacagggtctctctacagagccctggctatcctggaacccagtatgtagaacaggttggcttcgaactcacaggaggcctctgcttcctgagagcgAGAGCCAACACGCTGAGCAGCAGCCTTCTCTTAAATAACTATTTTCACACATGCACCGCCTTCTCTCCAAACTGCTGCCCTCACCACTAGCTCCTTTCCTTAGTGTCATGTCTTTTGAGTTTTGGTtgttgattgttttgtttgttttgctttgggggtttgttttttggttttagttggttggttagttcgttttttttcaaaacagggtttctttgtgtatccttggctgccctggaactagctgaagacctggctggccttgaactcacagagacccacctggcCCTgcctgggattaagggcatgtgccaacactgccaggtttggggttttttttggtggCCTGAGTTTAACCAGGACTGCCAGGAGAGGCATGGTTGTAGAGCTGTCCACTGGACTCAGGTCCCTCACCAGCAGCTGTGccactaaaaacaacaacatccTCTCTGCCAGGGAGCCAACAACTGCCAACATCTGTCTTGTTAGGAGCTGGCTCTCCTCAATGGACCTTAACTGTCCCCCATCTATGACTGAATGTTGACAGGTCCACTgttcttatttattcttatttacttatttgagacagggtaaCACTGTGTattcctggttggcctggaacttgttattaTAGGttaggctgaccttgaagtcaaagagatccttctgcctctgcctctagaatgCTGAGTATCAGGCCCAAAGGAAACTCCGATTCCCCAGACTCCATAAGGCAGTCCAAATATCCAAAAATGAGCTCAACCTGGACTATAGAAGGGTTTCTGGTGGTTAgttaaaagccagcattcctcaggaactaGTAAAACTGGTTCCCTCTACCAAAAGGAGCCATTTCCCTTACCTCTGGCACAGGGACCTCATGGCCTCCAGGCTCCTTTAGTATCACAAGCACCCAttacacatttcaaagtccaACCTAGCATCCTAGCCTTTCTTACCTCCTCCTCTACCCTAAACTCCCTCCAGCTCTCAGGCTTCCTTCCCCCAActactctcctcctcctccttttttggttttttgagacagggtttctctgtacagcgctggctggactcattttgtagaccagtctggaacccctgcctccctgagtgctggggtaaaggcgtgagccaccacacctggctgtacTCATCCTTCCTATAACCAGGCTGTTCGCACTGTGTTCTCTCTATGCTCTGCTCCTGCTTTTCTCTAGATATTTTCTCTGTACTCTATCTAGAGTAGATACATCGTTCTTCCCTCTCTCACAGATAGCCCTGGCCATGTTCCTCTCtttgctctggactcttccagatgcccctggctgttctgtctcatatctacaataaaactttcCCCTGAACAATACCATGGAGCTGGCATGTCAGTTTATTCCCTGGATTTAAAGGTGTGTACTCTAACACTGTCCACCCCTCGCCAACATTGATTTTGAGAGGGTGCattctagtttgcttttggtTGCTGTGATGAATATCCTGGCCAAAAACAACTTGGTGAGGAAATGGGTTCATTTGGTTTATACGTTACAgtccattatttttttaacttttatttttattaattacagtttattcactttgtatcccagctgtaaccccctctcccatcctgtcccaatcccaccctccctccctcttcttctcctatgcccctcacaGCCCATTGTTGTGGGAACTAAAGGCAGAAAGTTGAAGCAGAAACTAAGCTGCCTTTCTCCCAGGCTCACACTCAGCTCCCATCCTGTCTTATACAGCAGCCCCACCTGGCTAGGGATGGTACCTCACACACagggttgccctctgacctcagtTAGCAAGCAGGAAAatacctggggctggagaaagaTGGCTCTGAGAttaacagccctggctgctcttccagagcacctaCATAGTAGCTAAGTACCATAGAGGCTCACATGGAGTTatcaactccagtttcaggaaattGCTACcacaccttctggcctctgaagggcaCCTGGCGTGCATATGACACACAAGCATGCAATTATAAAGTAGCCACACACATAGAAATAAATCTACATAGagtctgggtgtggtgatgcatgcttgtaatcccagcactctgggaggcagaagcaggcatatccctgtgagtttgaggccagcctggtctacaaagcaagaccaagacagccaaggctacatagggaaaccctgtctcaaaaaacaaccaataaatctacacagagacagagagagagagaccctgtataattaaaaaaaaagaaaagtggaaaatTCTCCCACAAATATACCCacaggccattctgatggaggtGCCATCTTCCCAGATTGTCAAATTGTCAGTCACTACCAGCCATCACTAGGTctcatgtaaccctggctggcctgaaatctCTACCAGGAGTAGGCTGACCTTGACGTGCACCTCACTCCTGTGTACGGGGACAGCACCTCTGTGCCTCCACACTTGGCCTTCAGAGTGATTAAAAGAACAACAGCTGCCCTCTTGGGTTTAGATGCTGTCTTTCGCAGATTCAGACACTGAACATCTAAACCCAAGAGGGCAGCTGTTGTAGCATCTGCTTCATCTTGAGGATTTCAACCAGTCATAAAATAAATGCTctagtttaaaaatataaaataaaccagAATAGTCAGAGTGGGGTACTGAGGTAGGCACAGTGGCGCGTGTGCGTGACTGACTGTAGTTGTAGCTCTAGAGGAGGCTGAGTCCAGGTGGTCACATGATCTGACACGGATCTGGGCAACCCAGAGAGACCTGTCCTCAAATGAACTGAGCTGGTAAGGTGGCTCTGGGTTAGTTTGCTGGGACATCCtcagcttgtcctctgacctccacactttcACCCTGTGTATGCCCaggcaaatacaaataaatgtaataagttAATAAAAGAAACTGAATCATTAGTTTGTGTGGTGTTCTGGACATGTCTGGAGAAGTTCCGAGTGTATCAACCGAGGTGGGAAAGCCTACCAAACAGTGAGTGGCagccttcagcctcctgagtgaaaaggagaaaatgaccTGAGCGCCAGCATTCCTTCCTTTGATTTTGAATGAAAAGTGACCAGACGCCCCATGTTGAGACTGTCACGATGGATTATACCTGTAAGCCAAAACAAGCCTGTTTTGATACATtgtttttgtcaagtattttgttgCAGAAGAACAAAGGTAACTGATACATTGTGTTTGAGAAAGGACAAATGTAATCGTAGACTATGGCAGAAATAAAGTAACAAAGACACTTTCTCACCTGTTAGAAAAGtacctttttggggtggggtagtgcacacctgtaatcccagcactcagggaggcaaagccAGGTGGataactgtgagttcaaggctagcctggtctacagaatagtcaaggctacacagggaaaccctgtcttgaaaaagaaaaaagaaaatttctttatctcttctttcttccttccttccgtccttttttcctttatttccttctttctttcaatgGGACTGAAACATGAGCTGGCTGCTCTTGCCgtgggcctgggttcaattcccagagcccaTAAGGCAGCATCCTCTTGATAGTCTGTTGCTCAGGTTTCAGGGGATCCTTGCTCTCTTGTCGCCTCTGCAGGGACTCTACTCTTGTAGTGCATagacacacgcaggcaaaacacttgtaaATAAAATAGGTAGATAAAAGTGgaaagctgggcacggtggctcCCATCTGTAATGTTCATACTTGAGGAGTACCAGGACTTGGAGGCCGGGTTGAGCTACTGAGTTCCAAGCTCGTCTCCAGAACATGACTCAATTGGCTGTATGCGTTTTGAGTGTAATTGGTGAGGCTGATTTTTATTTCGATTTTTCACTGTATTCCCACCAGGGGGCAGATGGACCCAGCGTACTAACCTCCCAACCCGCTTCTTTTCAAAGGGAATTGGGATCAGTAGACTTAGGTCATGAAGCGCTGACACTAagtttctaggtctttcatcATAAACTCAAAAGCCCATGAAAACGCCTCAGCTTTTTATCAGCTTTCAGTGCCACCCCCCACCTCCACCATTATTGGCAaaattcttttcctcttcctctaatCTCTTTAAAATTCCCCATTCCGCTTTGGTCGAAAGAGAGGAAAGACGGCTGGGCAAAGGCAACGGGAAGGGCCAGGGAGACCGGCCCGCCAAGTGCGGGGAGTCAGGACCGCGGGAGCTGGACAGGCCTCTTCCCTGGAGGAGAGGGGTGGAGCCGCAAGCAGGGCCGCCTCTCTTCTTTCCCGGGGCCTGGGCGGAGAGGGAGGCAAAACTTCCTGGCTGGGACTCCGGCAGTTTCTGCCTGCTAGCCCTCCGATCCCGCCTACCAGTGGGAGCCTTCCCGACCCCTCCCCCGGCGCCCCCAGTGTCCGCCGTGTCCGCCATGGCCAAAGCCTACGACCACCTCTTCAAGTTGCTGCTGATCGGGGACTCGGGGGTGGGCAAGACCTGCCTGATCATTCGCTTTGCAGAGGACAACTTCAACAGCACCTACATCTCCACCATCGGTGAGCCCGCTGGCTGGATCTCGGACCCCAGACCCACCCCCTGCTCCCGCCCACCCTCCTACACGGGCTCCTGAATGACTAGGAACCGTAATTTTTGATCCACCCAGAGTAAGACACTAACTTCCAGTCTCTCGACCCCTGTCCCAGACCCATCCCCCATAATGTCCCAGAAAACATTTCAGACCTTTCTGAGACCAGGGACCCCAGCTGCTGCCCCCCACCCCTCCCTTTCTCGGTATTATCTCCCCAGTCTCCCCAAATCCACACAGACTCTTGTCATTTCCCTCCACTTCCTTCTTCACTCCATCCACCCAAACTCCCTAGATTAACTCTAGGGATTAACTTTCCTTTTCCCTGCTTCCCAATTCCGTCGGCCTCTTCCTGACCCACTGGGCTTCAAACTGCATCCGCCCCACCCTCGACTCATCTTCCTAGCCTCCCTCCCCTCAACAGGGTCCTGCAGAGTGTCTGGGCATACTGCCAGTGAGACTTTGGGGGCTCTGGGTAAGCTTCTGCGCTCACCCTTCTCTCGGGAACCCCGAGAGGCCTGGGAGATGTTCCTAGACTTTCAGTAAGGAGAatgtttttcttctcccctcttcaACTTTCCTCCCCTCTTGACTGAGAATCCTGTCTGGTGACAACCGGGAAAGAAACTGTTTCTCACTGAAGAACTAATTCTCCAGAGGAATCTGATGGAGGCCAGCTCGAAGCCTGGCCTGCTGGTTAATTCATACCGACTCCCTTAGCCAGCTGCCTTTCCCACCCTCTTTACCCTGAAGGGCTGGCAGGGTGGACGGAGGGCCAGtagcatgtgtgtgttgggggaagggGGGAAAGACCACGAAAGTGAGAGCGCAATGAAAGTTGTCAGCTGGCATGTTTTTAAATCCACGGAAGAGTTTCACCACCTCTTTCCAAAACATCAGAACGTCTAAGGAAAAAAACGGTATGCTTGCCATAGGAATAAGGCTTTGGAAAAATTCTCATTTTACACACCCAGCAAGGCCCTGTTGGGCACGGCCTTGGCTCTCCCCCACCATATTTTCACAAATGCATACATGCTCACCTGTCGTTACACCTCTCACCCCAGGAATTGATTTCAAGATTCGCACTGTGGAAATAGAGGGGAAGAGAATCAAGCTGCAAGTCTGGTAAGTAAGCTAGCCTGCCTGTCCAGACTGCTCCGggaccctcccaccccaccctcgcccttcatttcttcttccttccttctcttctcagttATAGTTTTTGTCTCTTAAGACAcagtgtcatgtagcccaggctggcctgggaccccctgtgtagctgaggatggcctttaTGAGCTCCTaaccctgcttctgtctcctgtgtTGGAGATTTACAGACATGTACAGGCATGTTGCACCATGTTGGTCTGATTTGCTTTATCCCCCCTATCCAGTACTTCTTCTAATTTATTCAGTCTTGCTCAGACAGCTATCAGCTGtccttccatttctcttcctgTGTCCCACTTTCAGCCTGTTTGTGTCTTTTTCCTCACCCAGAGCATTCTCTGGACTTGAAAATGAATGAGCTATGATGTAGAAACAGGCTCTTAAGTGGTTGAAAGACAAGTTGCAGAGTTACAGCTTTGACTCCCAGCCTCTTGCTCTCTCTGAACTTTAGAGAGCAACCTGGGTGGTGCACACCGTTAGTCCCACACTCtgcaggcacaggcaggtggagctctgggaGTCTGAGATCAGCCCGGTCTGCGTGGCGTGTTCCCGCACAGCAGGGCTGtgtagagaggccctgtctcaaaaacatgcaaaataataataatcataactTTGAAAGAGTTGTCGAGCACAGGAGGTTACATACAGAGGTCTGACCTGACTGTGCTAGGAAGGCTGGGGGCTCTAAGTGTGTCAGAGCTTTCACTGGGGCATCCTGATGTGACAGAGAAGCTGCGGCAGGCCCCCGGACCGCCACTTGACCTCTGCTTGACCTTCGTTAGTTATCCAGCCTCCCCAcatttgtttcatttataaaacagGGACAGTCAGACATGCCTCACTTTTATACAGCGAGGTTAGATAGGATGAACATAAGGTGACACTTCAGACAGTGCTTGGCATCTATGAGTAAACAAGAGACATCCTGTTTCCCAGGCCGGAGCCTCCGAGTACCAACCCAACCGTCCTTGTCCCTTTCCCCTCTACTGTTTCCTGACCCTGCTTCCTTTGAACCCCTCACCCCCAGCGTTCTTAGGAAGAGACGTTCTCCCTTGGAGACCCCTTGCTTCTATTTCGTTCTATGAAGGCTTTTGTTTCAGGGACACAGCTGGCCAAGAACGGTTCAAGACCATAACTACTGCCTATTACCGCGGAGCCATGGTATGAGGTGTGGGTCTGGGCGTGGCCACAGTGCTCGCTTCTCAAGGACAGAGGGTGACAAGCTCAGGGTCAGGGATAAAGAAGGAGGGCACGGTGTGCAGAAAGCCCCATGTATGGCCTGTGTTTAGACTGGTGGATAGGACCTGGAGGGTTACCCAGAGGACACTAGAAACCTAAGTGAGAATGTGATCCAAGGTGAACTTTGCTATCCCTCAGGGCATTATCCTAGTATATGACATCACAGATGAGAAATCCTTCGAGAACATTCAGAACTGGATGAAAAGCATCAAAGAGGTGAGAGGCCTCCAGAAGAAGTCGGGGAACAAAGTAGCTCCTGGAGGACGGTGGGTGCTAAAGTGGGTGGGGTTcaagtttaatttatttatcttaattttacatgtgggtgttttgcctacatgtatatctgtgaaCCAGTGCCTGCCTAGTAttctcagaggtcagaggaggatgGTGGACCTCTGggacagatggttttgagccaccatttggacccaggtcctctggaagaatagtcagtgctcttaactgttgaaccttctctccagcccaaaaccctcctttttttcttcttcttgagacatggtctcactttgtagccctagcTAGTGTAAAACTTGTGTAACCCAAacaggtcttgaactcacagtaatccttctgcctcagctacgtgtgtgtgtgtgtgtgtgtgtgtgtgtgtctgcgcgtGTATGtccaatatatgtatatatatatacacacactatattatatattattatatacattattatattatatacattatattatatacattattataatgtatatatacattataatatataatgtatatatataaatgtatgtatatatatatacatacatacattagttatttttatttcatgggcattgatgttttacctgcatggaCATcagtgtgaggatgtcagatcttggagatacagacagttgtgagctaccacgtgggtgctgggaattgaatcctcaTCCTTTGGatgaacagtcagtgctcttaactgttcagccatctctccagccccccaaaatgacttttttttttcctttcgagacagggtttctctgcataaccacctggctgttctggaactcactttgtgaaccagactgg
This is a stretch of genomic DNA from Meriones unguiculatus strain TT.TT164.6M chromosome 1, Bangor_MerUng_6.1, whole genome shotgun sequence. It encodes these proteins:
- the Rab13 gene encoding ras-related protein Rab-13 isoform X1; protein product: MAKAYDHLFKLLLIGDSGVGKTCLIIRFAEDNFNSTYISTIGIDFKIRTVEIEGKRIKLQVWDTAGQERFKTITTAYYRGAMGIILVYDITDEKSFENIQNWMKSIKENASAGVERLLLGNKCDMEAKRKVQKERADKLAQEYGIRFFETSAKSSMNVDEAFSSLARDILLKSGGRRSGNNSKSSSTDLKTSVKKDSNKCSLG
- the Rps27 gene encoding small ribosomal subunit protein eS27 is translated as MPLAKDLLHPSPEEEKRKHKKKRLVQSPNSYFMDVKCPGCYKITTVFSHAQTVVLCVGCSTVLCQPTGGKARLTEGCSFRRKQH